One segment of Vagococcus martis DNA contains the following:
- a CDS encoding NUDIX hydrolase yields MEDIRVVIGDSKFDVRACGVLSQDNHILSSVESDGSQTLPGGAVKIGETSKEAVVREFLEETNIRVRVGNLLAVVENMFTYKDKPYQQVIFVYEVFPIEEISDIKGDIEVKWTPKERLNALKPSSLNDIIQQLGTTIRHVINKED; encoded by the coding sequence ATGGAAGACATTCGAGTCGTTATAGGAGATAGTAAGTTTGATGTGAGAGCGTGTGGCGTTTTAAGTCAAGACAATCATATTTTATCAAGTGTTGAATCTGATGGTAGTCAGACGTTACCTGGTGGGGCAGTTAAAATAGGTGAAACATCTAAAGAGGCTGTTGTACGAGAATTTTTAGAAGAGACTAATATAAGGGTTAGAGTAGGAAATCTTTTAGCGGTAGTTGAAAATATGTTCACTTATAAGGACAAACCATATCAACAAGTTATCTTTGTCTATGAGGTTTTTCCAATCGAAGAGATAAGTGATATAAAAGGAGATATTGAAGTTAAGTGGACACCTAAAGAAAGATTGAATGCATTAAAACCTAGCTCATTAAATGATATTATCCAACAACTAGGTACGACTATTAGACATGTGATTAATAAAGAAGATTAA
- a CDS encoding linear amide C-N hydrolase — translation MCTNITLTAKNGDIFFGRTMDLDISMFGEDPGLDLDITLATVPKHINIASQVSPWTSKYTVLGVMTKYTTVMYDGMNEHGLVGDMQVLVEATTKNTQDIIDDGKQPLLTEEFVLYILSNFKTVAEIKEHYKEFVLADEPFVYKGQNLHFPLHYTFVDTTGEGIVLEPVLDGGFKLYDYVDVMTNSPEYNYHTTNIRHYINLSDIDHPTHRVMKNKVDVEPIEHGTGYGLFGLPGDYTSPSRFIRSFYLKNMLDDFDTNKGINRLYSVFRPIIVPRGLEHKKAEMSITDYTRYWSGYDVTKQIAYTQTGEGLAITAKELDTSLTDITYHAIHLDNNVVFAS, via the coding sequence ATGTGTACAAATATCACGTTAACTGCTAAAAATGGCGATATTTTTTTCGGTCGCACAATGGATTTAGATATTTCAATGTTTGGTGAAGATCCTGGATTAGATTTAGATATTACACTAGCAACTGTTCCAAAACACATCAATATAGCTAGCCAAGTTTCTCCTTGGACCAGTAAATACACAGTCTTAGGTGTTATGACAAAGTATACAACGGTCATGTATGATGGTATGAATGAACATGGCTTAGTTGGTGATATGCAAGTTCTAGTTGAAGCAACGACAAAAAACACTCAAGACATTATTGATGATGGCAAACAACCACTACTAACAGAAGAATTTGTCTTATATATTTTATCAAACTTTAAAACTGTAGCTGAAATTAAAGAACATTATAAAGAATTTGTTTTAGCCGATGAGCCTTTTGTTTATAAAGGTCAAAATCTTCATTTCCCTCTACACTACACATTCGTTGATACAACTGGAGAAGGTATCGTTTTAGAGCCTGTATTAGATGGCGGATTTAAACTATACGACTATGTTGATGTGATGACGAATAGCCCAGAATATAACTACCACACTACAAATATCAGACATTACATTAATTTAAGCGATATTGATCATCCCACTCATCGTGTGATGAAAAATAAAGTTGATGTGGAACCAATTGAACATGGTACAGGTTACGGATTATTTGGTTTACCCGGAGATTATACTTCTCCTTCTCGTTTTATCAGAAGTTTCTATCTAAAAAATATGTTAGATGATTTTGATACAAATAAAGGAATCAATAGACTATACAGTGTTTTTAGACCAATCATCGTGCCTCGAGGTTTAGAACACAAAAAAGCTGAAATGAGCATCACAGATTATACACGCTACTGGTCTGGTTATGATGTCACTAAACAAATCGCCTATACTCAAACAGGTGAAGGTCTTGCTATCACAGCGAAAGAATTAGATACTTCCCTAACAGACATCACGTATCATGCTATTCATTTAGACAATAACGTTGTCTTCGCTTCTTAA
- a CDS encoding YxeA family protein — MVKKIILVVAVILVVVCGYKGYEYYNMTYKGDIAYAKVPEVVPTEQETKDDTGKVITGSKTYQYDFDFVKEDGTIQKMDYELSGDNVIPLKPGSYIKASISQKRVISGPNDVSKSDIPKNVLEKLDK, encoded by the coding sequence ATGGTAAAAAAAATTATTTTAGTAGTAGCTGTAATATTGGTCGTCGTTTGTGGGTATAAAGGATATGAGTACTATAATATGACCTATAAAGGTGATATTGCCTATGCTAAAGTACCTGAAGTTGTTCCTACAGAGCAAGAGACAAAAGATGATACAGGAAAAGTCATTACTGGTAGTAAAACGTATCAATACGATTTTGATTTTGTAAAAGAAGATGGGACAATACAAAAAATGGATTATGAATTGAGTGGTGATAATGTGATCCCATTAAAACCAGGTTCATATATAAAAGCATCGATTAGTCAAAAAAGGGTAATTAGTGGACCAAATGATGTGTCAAAAAGTGATATTCCAAAGAATGTATTAGAAAAACTAGATAAATAA